From Coturnix japonica isolate 7356 chromosome 1, Coturnix japonica 2.1, whole genome shotgun sequence, the proteins below share one genomic window:
- the LOC107309199 gene encoding protein SCO2 homolog, mitochondrial: protein MALVLLPSRCLRRLPPPLTTRGLITPRPGGSPPPSLPLSRRLMVVAAVGGAAGGAWLYLKARKERERTEKRHRELRALALGHGDFQLLDHGGRPRSKADFIGQWVLLYFGFTHCPDVCPDELDKLSRVVELLDRDPALPRLQPLFITVDPERDDVEALARYVRDFHPRMVGLTGSSEQVKAVSAAYRVYASAGPKDEDGDYIVDHTIIIYLLGPDGLFLDYYNRSKTAEKIAESVRRHMENYQPLLH, encoded by the coding sequence ATGGCGCTGGTCCTGCTGCCCTCCCGCTGCCTCCGCCGCCTCCCCCCGCCGCTCACAACCCGCGGCCTCATCACCCCCCGGCCCGGGGGGTCCCCACCCCCATCTCTTCCTTTAAGCCGCCGTTTGATGGTGGTGGCGGCTGTGGGAGGCGCTGCGGGAGGAGCGTGGTTGTATCTAAAGGCCCGTAAGGAACGAGAGAGGACGGAGAAACGGCACCGGGAGCTGCGGGCCTTGGCGCTGGGACACGGCGACTTCCAGCTGCTGGATCACGGCGGGCGGCCCCGCAGCAAGGCCGACTTCATCgggcagtgggtgctgctgtaTTTCGGCTTCACTCACTGCCCCGACGTGTGTCCGGATGAGCTGGATAAACTGAGTCGAgttgtggagctgctggatcGGGATCCGGCCCTGCCCCGCCTGCAGCCGCTGTTTATCACCGTGGATCCCGAGCGGGACGACGTGGAGGCTTTGGCTCGTTACGTGCGGGATTTCCACCCGAGGATGGTGGGGTTGACGGGGAGCAGCGAGCAGGTGAAGGCTGTGAGCGCTGCATACAGGGTGTACGCCAGCGCCGGGCCCAAGGATGAGGACGGGGATTACATCGTGGATCACACCATCATCATTTACCTGCTGGGACCCGACGGGCTGTTCCTGGATTATTACAACCGCAGTAAGACAGCCGAGAAGATCGCTGAGAGCGTCAGGAGACACATGGAGAACTACCAGCCCCTCCTACACTGA